The window AGGTCATGTCATTTTCTGCATGACTACTGTTGCATCAAACCTAGACGCAAAAATCAAGGTCAAGTCATGTGACCTAATTCCCACAAAAACCAAAATCCTCATAAGTAATGCACTGGGCGTGGCGTTGTGCTGTAATCACCTGGATTAGAGGGGTGGAGTTTCCCATCCCAGTTCTAGAACCTTCTGTTAGAACCTTgcaagaggaagtgaggtgctGACTCATGTAGGTCATCAGTCCTTCCCAGAAGGGTGGATACTGGGGAGTAGTGTAGGCCATGGGGACACAACCTCAACCAGGCCTAACCTCTGGAGCTGCACATGGGAACAATAGGGATGAACAGGCAGGTGTGGACTGGATGACATGTTGTGCTGTTCCAACCAGATTAAACCTGCATAAAGATGATGTCACAACTCAGAATGCTGATGCAACTTGCTGTGTTCTTGCTTACGTTTCTAAAGCGATAACTGGGGTGGGCAGTTGCTGCTCTTCCATAAATGTTATTTAGAATAAATTAGACCATTCTATGTTGCTGGCTTTCAAGCAAGAGGGAAAAGGTTCATATTGTATATTTTGAGCTAAGCAAATTAAATGAACGGATGTGTTGGCTGGCCGCAATAATAGCTGTTCTAGACAAACATAGTTACAATCCAAAGAGGATAATTCTCCCAAATATTCATTGGGCTAGCCTTCAGGCTTACTGTATCCCTGGAGAAATACAGTTTGACTCCATATACCTTCCACTACACCACGTAAACAACACTTAAAAACACATGAACCGATCTAACCCACTCTTGTTCCTGGCAGAACCCGGAGGTGAGCCAGGAGAACCGAGAGGACCTAAGGAACTCCATCAGCAGGGAGCCCATCTACGAGTGGGAGGGttcccagagagagagcctgggCACCATTACCTACGTCACCAAGGTCCGCCTGCAGCACCTGCCCTGCCAGGTGAGGCTCGTgcaccacacaggaagtgaggcgcTTCGGATGCACGTTCAAGAGTATTTGTTGTGGGGCACCCCCGGTGGCTCACAGGAGAAGTGCATGTACCATGCTGAGAGACTATCTGTTCCAACGGTTAATAATGGAATCCTACAGAAAATagttatgacacacacacactaaaaggggatttttgaacacacattttttttaaacaacacctaCACGTAGCACCTTAGTCTGACTCATACTGTACATCCCAAGTTACACAACATACAGATGACATCACCACAATGTAAGGAATTGGTGTTGCCCTCTCAGGCCTGCTGCATGGAAACCTTACAAGGCATCACCTTACGACAGCTACTACAAACTCCATGAGCTCAATACGTGCTCTCAGTCACTTATGAGACAACAAAGATCAGACAACCGTGATTGGACGATGAGACGCTAGGCTAGGCCAAAACGAGACGCTAGCACAAAACAAGACACTGGCTAGACCATTTATACAGGACCCCAATAAAAACACATTGCTCATACCACTGCCTATGATTGTTGCTCCGGTTAACCCAGCAGGGGAAGAGCTGGCATGCCTTTCTTGGCGTGGGAGATAGAGGGATCATAAAAGGGGCGTGCGAGAGGCAGTTGCTTGGCTCGCGCAGTGACTTGACTCACCTCCCAGCTGGAATGTCAGCTGTCTTGTCCGACACACCCTCATGCAGAGAGCGGCAGtgcactgtaacacacacctCTGGTCTACCAGGGAAGCTGGTTTCCACATGTAACACCTCTGGTCTATCAGAGAAGCTGGTTTCCACATGTAACACCTCTGGTCTATCAGGGAAGCTGGTCTCCACATGTAACACACCTCTGGTCTACCAGAGAAGCTGGTTTCCACATGTAACACACACCGGTACTTATCACATGATAACGTCTCATGTATTAAAGGTGATGCATCTCCGTTGTGATCGAACTGTTTCTGTTGAATCCGGTATGAGTGAAGCTTAGCTGTTAGAGCATGTGACCACAGAACATGAGGTTGCACGTTCAAAACTCCCTCTGAACGCTGCTGTGGATGAAAGCaggtctgctaactgaaaacatGTGTTTGGTCCTCAGGAACAGGGCGTCAGGCTGCTGGTGATGTACCCCGCAACGCTCATCATCCTGTCTGAGGAGAGCGATGGACTCTTCTACAAGGTAACAGAGGtgccacactgtacacacaaacgTGAGAAACTAAACCTCATGTCGCTAAATCCACCAtttggaagaaaagaaaaagactcATCTCTTCAAGTTAGCAGACTTTGTACATTTTGTGTACAAAATGTTTTGACCCGTGTCATATTTCCTGAAGATTAAATTAGTTTTGGGTTGTAAGATCCTGAGTGGTAGTGAAGTCCGTGGACCAAATGTATTTCAAACGTATGTGTCTAGTATTGTATTGTGTCTATATTGTGAGAATGCTACTGCAGGTGCCTGTTCTCAGGTGTAAATCCCAGTCTGACCTCTACCTGGCTTACTCAGTCTATGACGCCTGCCTGGAAGATATTACCCCCTCAGCACTTACAATTAACGGTTCATTCACGTCTTCTTTGCGtcataacagtgtgtgtgtgtgtgtgtcattgcagggtaaactctgtgtgtgtcataacagtgtgtgtgtgtgtgtcaatgcagGGTAAACTTCCACTCAACATGATCACAGTGACCACTCCCTGTCAGGATGTGAAGCCCAACACCTTCATGATTGAGGGTAAGTAAATGATCACCCACCCCTTTATTATTTATTCTTTATTACATTTTTTCTTTGAAAAAGCTATTTTTTTAAGACTTCCGTTTCACAAGCAGAAACACTAAGAATACGTAGCATAATAATTAATGTAGTGGCCTCTACGAGTCCATGAAGGGACAGGCATTTACCCAGAGAATGGATTTCGGACCGTGGCACGCTGGCGATCGACTGACCCCAAATGTCCcctctgtgttcctgcagggaAGCTTATTAACCCCATCGTGGTGTCCTGCCGGTCGCAGGCCGAGTTCTGTGACTGGATCCAGCACTTTAAAGCTGCTGACGTCCCTGTACTCAGCCCGCCGCCCCCCGTCTACGACATCATCTACACGCCCACGCATACTAGAGAAGTGAGACCTAGATAAAATTAACAAAGACATGGTTCATAGTGGCAGATAAACCATATCTATTCAATAGGGTGAGTGTGGTAGCCTGATAAGGAGACAAAAAAATCTAGAGTAACCACCATATATCAACACAGTTTATTGTTCTGGTCACTGTGTAATATGGTCTTGCTTTTTTCCTAGTTACGGTTCAGTCTTAAACACAAATAAAAGTTGTATTAAATCATTACTAATCATATATAGATTTCTATTTGcatgatttgtaacaatttAGGGGCGGTTTTTGAACGCGACATTGAACGATTAGTAACCGCTAACCGTTATCCCCTCCGAAGGTTCCGGAGTTCGACAGGTGGAGCGGGAGCAGTCTGCGGAGGCGTGGCGGATCTCTGAgtctcagccaatcacagagcgtACGCGGCTCCCACCACCTTCAGTTTCCGAGACCGGAGGACgaccccctctcccccggcTACACCCAGCCGCTACGCGTAAGTCTGCCGTTAGCGGCTAATGTAGCGCTGCTAATGTAGCTTTGGTAATGCAGCATTGAACATGTAAAACAGCAATGCAAACGTAGCTTGGATAATGTAGCATTGCTAATGTAGCATTGTTAATGCATCATTTATCAGGTAGCTCTGATCATGTAGCCTTCGTTTGTagctagtgtgtgtttgttttggtttggccTGCCCTCGCCTGGCCTAGCCCAGCTTAAAATCGGGAGTCTATTTCTGTTCCAGATGTCAATAATTAACCGACACCTAAACACACCAGTCCATCCTGTAGAACTCACGCTCAGTCTGTAGCCCTTCACTGAGATAGCAAAACACTTTAAAGTTAGctatttctttcctctctcaaaACAATTTCAGCCATAAAGATAACTTCTGAACTTGAAAGGAATGAGGGGCACTTATCTGCCTAGTCAGCAAAGTTACCAGATAAATTGGGAGTCCTGTATTCTCTACTGAGCGCTATCGGGACCTTGAGCTGACTTCGTAGGGGAGAAGACCCTATAGTGTGGGCCAGCTGCCCATCCAATTAGGTTATAGTGGAGAAGGCTTTGAGCCAAGACATGCCCCAGCTGTGTGACTGATTCCCTGGATCACCATCCCCAATTAACTTGATGGAACCCTCAGCCTGACTTCGCAGTCTGACAACCTATAATACCAGGCTTGACATTGGGCGCCGTTCACAACCAGCTAAATTCGCTTAAGAGCTCTTCTGGTGTCGAGTTTTTGCAATCTCCTAACAGGATCACCCGAATCCAactttgtgtgttttgaatggcGACCCCTAGCTTGTTCGTAATACCCAGACTGCTTACGATAACACACACCCtagtggacctgtgtgtgtgtgttgtgtgtttacgGTACAGCTATACCCAGACCAgtcacaataacacacactttAGCAGTTTGACCTCTAACTTTTgacctatgtgtgtgttgtgttaacAGTACAGCTATACACAAACtacccacagtaacacacaccttAGCAGTTCAGCCTCTAACCTCTGACCCTTGTGTATGTTTTTACAGTACAGCCtctaacctctgacccctgtgtgtgtgtttacagtacagcctctaacctctgacccctgtgtgtgtgtgtttacagtacagcctctaacctctgacccctgtgtgtgtgtttacagtacagcctctaacctctgacccctgtttgtgtgtgtttacagtacagcctctaacctctgacccctgtgtgtgtgtttacagtacagcctctaacctctgacccctgtgtgtgtgtgtttacagtacagcctctaacctctgacccctgtgtgtgtgtttacagtacagcctctaacctctgacccctgtgtgtgtgtttacagtacagcctctaacctctgacccctgtttgtgtgtgtttacagtacagcctctaacctctgacccctgtgtgtgtgtttacagtacagCTCTAGCCGCCCCTCCTCCACTGAGACGTCTCAGCTCGGCAGCCGAAGCAACAGTGTGTCCTCTCACGCCAGGCCCGAACGCGACCTCCGACCTCTGTCGCTACGCTACTCCTCCGCCCAGCGAGgtgcccacctcccccccccagggtcGTCCCCCGTATACAACACCCCCTTCCTGCACGGCCAGCACCACGCCAACCCCCCTCGGATGGACAAGGCCCCTCTGGTGAAGGTAGGCCGCGCCGGCAACAAACCTGATCATTGAATACAGCTCCCAGAAGCCTTTATTTTGCCCCTCAAGGGGTCATGTCGGCAACATCAAAATAAACCAACACAACACTGGAGGGTTGTGAGTGGCAGGGATGAATTTAGGTGTAAATATAGAGACGGCTAGAGTGGCGCTCGCACTTAATAGAAGCTGAAAGATCTTCTAGGAGATACAATATACCCCCATTAGTACTAAACATGGAACAACTCTCCTACGCCTAACCATTAGGACTCGTGGACAGAATTAGCGAGAGCACTTGGGAGCAGCCCACCGCCTCGTCACTAAGGGATGGGTGTGTATCTGGGCATCAAACGTGTgttcctggacacacacacacacacagccagttgTCATGCTCGCCCTGCCGTAGATCATGTCTGAGATTAGTTCAATCCCTCCGCACGGAAACCCAATGCCAAATCCCAGCGCTAAGTGTGGCTTATGTGATTAGCTTCTGCTAGCTGTGGagcgtgagagaaagagagagaatggagagagagagagagagagaatggagagagagagagagaatgaagaaaatgaggaaaagagagacagattaaAGAGATAAAGGGAaacggaaggaaggaaagaaacagAAAGTTAGGCAGAGGAATGGAGGACGGGACACATCAATAATCGAAAGACGGCTCAACAGGATGAACCACCCTAACGCCGGCTCTGAGTAACCCCCTGCTTGTGTGTGAATCCTGTGTGCTCAGTCCAACAGCTGGAGCACAGCGCACACGTCCCTGCAGTTCTCTGGGGCCCCCCCCCAGCGTCACTCCGGCCTGTGCCCCCCCCAGCAGCCCCTTTCGCCCCTGTACGACGAGCCCTGCACCCCCGACATCTACgccctggaggagcagagctccAGACCTGCGGTAAGTGGGTCAGCACACTGATACTGGATCCATAAGGCTCAGCTTACTCTCCCAAGACAAGGCCTGACTAGGGCGTGACctggtcctgcacacacacactcatacaggcTATATacgtacatatacacacagtataaacacacacatatatgcatacacacaaacatacagtctatatttatatatatatttctatatatacacaacacacacatatatacatagacacacgcactacacacaaatacatacacactatacacacacagcctatatacatatacatacactacacaaatatatgcacacacatatccacactTCTCCAAAGACCACCAGAGATGTTGACCAGAGACTAACACAGTGACTTATAAGCAGCCCCATTATTCATTGATCAGACATGATGGATAATTAAAGGCTTTGACAGGGAAGCCTCTTCAGTCACCAGAGAACCCGACACTTGTCCTCATCCGGGAGGGCAGCTTCACCACTGCTGTGGCACGACAAACATGTATTTCTTAACATTAAAAAAGTAATTTCTcagaataaacattttaaaaaacatatttaatttGAATGTATCATACATGTGCTCctactgtgtgtgggtctgatgctcctactgtgtgtgggtctgatgctgtgtgtttcccctcctccagcagcagcagcagcaggactgGCTGGCCTCACAGCAGCACACCCCCCAGCTGCTACCCTCCAGCTTCCAGCTACGCACCCCTCCCTTGGGCAGACGCTACCGTGGGAGCCTGGCCCTGCCTCAagaccagggccagggccagagcCAGGGTCAGAGACTGGACCAGAGGCTGGGCCAGAACCAAGACCAGGGCCAAGGTCAGAGGCTGGGCCTGGGTCAGAGGCTGGGCCAGAGCCAGGGTCAGAGGCTGGGCCAGGGCCAGAGCCAGGGTCAGAGGCTGGGCCAGGGTCAGAGGCTGGGCCAGGGGCTAGGGGTGGAGGCTCTGTACAGCCAGGTGAACCAGCGGGCTGAGGCAGTATCCAGGCTGAAGCTGCTGCCTGCCCCCAACACAGCCGCTCAAGAGCAGGTGAGCTCAAGCACCCACGCCAACGTGCCCAAGAGACATTGTGACATCATGTTAAAACCAGCATTCATCCAATGTAAACGGGGAACATTCACGGGCACATTCAGAGGCACATTCAGGGGCACATTCAGGCTTTGACATTCAGATTTTGGAATACAATTATATGAAAATTCCAGGATTTTCCTAATTCGATCAACGTAAGATGAGGGCTGTCCATGTAGCATGCACCGCGTCAGACTGTCGATAGTGTGGAGGGTGTAACCCTCACTGTGTTTGGACAGTTGGTGGAGCACATATCTGAGACACACGAGAGGGTTCATGTGTAGGCGATGCTTGTTATTCTACACCATGTGAAATAACTCAGTCCTCTCTTCCACAGAGACTCTTCCCATCCTCCACCAACAACCTACAGTACGCTTACTcaccaggtgagtgtgtgtgtttgcatgtgtgtgtgtgtgtgtgtttgtgttagcatgggtgtgtggatgtggatgcCAGTGTGTTAGCAtgcttgtgtacgtgtgtgtgtggtgtgctctACGCTTACTCACTGAGTGAGAAGGAACCAGCCTTGCTAGGAATACTCCTTTTAATATCAACCACAAATAGGTTTACCGGTTCATAAAAACACAATTTGAAGTAACCACAGCCTATGAAAATGACTACCCTGGTTTGACTGAAGGCCTTTTAAAGACCAGTTTGGTGAACAAATATTTATACATTTCGATTCCTGAGAGAAAACTGTACTGGCTGTACTTTCAATATTCAGTATGTTTACTCTgcttttggataaaagtgtttgcTAAAATAATCAAAGGTTAATGAGTTCCTGGTATC of the Hypomesus transpacificus isolate Combined female chromosome 18, fHypTra1, whole genome shotgun sequence genome contains:
- the plekhn1 gene encoding pleckstrin homology domain-containing family N member 1 isoform X1; its protein translation is MGTSMSCVPQHNFRFSSKSFIRRNSSRLFRKKNPQEGQEKSNSIINILCTVTPRKDMSHKDLQAIDSMKWDPPFPYDPASGWKKSSVNVKNYGRMVHSSRVRFRFLHCQDVHDCYLDLFQTHLHFVSNNTTGLTYQGTLPLKELSICKHSQTPQEYSFQVNGVSLNPIIVFCANQEEMDMWFELLREQIEANGGTAIAAETYTRVKNPEVSQENREDLRNSISREPIYEWEGSQRESLGTITYVTKVRLQHLPCQEQGVRLLVMYPATLIILSEESDGLFYKGKLPLNMITVTTPCQDVKPNTFMIEGKLINPIVVSCRSQAEFCDWIQHFKAADVPVLSPPPPVYDIIYTPTHTREVPEFDRWSGSSLRRRGGSLSLSQSQSVRGSHHLQFPRPEDDPLSPGYTQPLRYSSSRPSSTETSQLGSRSNSVSSHARPERDLRPLSLRYSSAQRGAHLPPPGSSPVYNTPFLHGQHHANPPRMDKAPLVKSNSWSTAHTSLQFSGAPPQRHSGLCPPQQPLSPLYDEPCTPDIYALEEQSSRPAQQQQQDWLASQQHTPQLLPSSFQLRTPPLGRRYRGSLALPQDQGQGQSQGQRLDQRLGQNQDQGQGQRLGLGQRLGQSQGQRLGQGQSQGQRLGQGQRLGQGLGVEALYSQVNQRAEAVSRLKLLPAPNTAAQEQRLFPSSTNNLQYAYSPDHLSYLEPREPDDQEMDYDNIWEYDYNTGMIQPMSGILTHRTGLDSGARGMSAVATHQRWS
- the plekhn1 gene encoding pleckstrin homology domain-containing family N member 1 isoform X2; amino-acid sequence: MGTSMSCVPQHNFRFSSKSFIRRNSSRLFRKKNPQEGQEKSNSIINILCTVTPRKDMSHKDLQAIDSMKWDPPFPYDPASGWKKSSVNVKNYGRMVHSSRVRFRFLHCQDVHDCYLDLFQTHLHFVSNNTTGLTYQGTLPLKELSICKHSQTPQEYSFQVNGVSLNPIIVFCANQEEMDMWFELLREQIEANGGTAIAAETYTRVKNPEVSQENREDLRNSISREPIYEWEGSQRESLGTITYVTKVRLQHLPCQEQGVRLLVMYPATLIILSEESDGLFYKGKLPLNMITVTTPCQDVKPNTFMIEGKLINPIVVSCRSQAEFCDWIQHFKAADVPVLSPPPPVYDIIYTPTHTREVPEFDRWSGSSLRRRGGSLSLSQSQSVRGSHHLQFPRPEDDPLSPGYTQPLRYSSSRPSSTETSQLGSRSNSVSSHARPERDLRPLSLRYSSAQRGAHLPPPGSSPVYNTPFLHGQHHANPPRMDKAPLVKSNSWSTAHTSLQFSGAPPQRHSGLCPPQQPLSPLYDEPCTPDIYALEEQSSRPAQQQQDWLASQQHTPQLLPSSFQLRTPPLGRRYRGSLALPQDQGQGQSQGQRLDQRLGQNQDQGQGQRLGLGQRLGQSQGQRLGQGQSQGQRLGQGQRLGQGLGVEALYSQVNQRAEAVSRLKLLPAPNTAAQEQRLFPSSTNNLQYAYSPDHLSYLEPREPDDQEMDYDNIWEYDYNTGMIQPMSGILTHRTGLDSGARGMSAVATHQRWS